Part of the Dreissena polymorpha isolate Duluth1 chromosome 12, UMN_Dpol_1.0, whole genome shotgun sequence genome, AATCATTAAAAAGCAAAAGTGACATCACTATGATAAGACACTTTGTTGTTTTATAGAAAATGCAAATTTCCATTCTGATTTTGTGCAGTTCAAAAGGCATGTAAACTATAACCCCATGGCATCCAGCTCACGGTGCATCTGGCAAGCACCACAAGGGCCGCAACAACACATCACCAGACAGTCGTTGCAAATTGAACCctgtaaacaatgaaaataattgttaataCTTCGATGTAATAAATAAAGTTTGATTGAAACCTTTTAtaaaagcaaaattaaaaaaaaacattacatcgTTTTTTCACTCATACATAAATGTGTGCTCCGGTAGTACGCGGGGACGTTTAAACCAGACAAGTACGTAAAGATATGTGGTACACACAAGCTACATAACTTTGTGCATGACGCTAAGTGTCCTTACACCGACAAAACAGAGAAATACTGTTATTTGATAAGCACATTAATTTATCACAGTGGTTCCATCCTCTCGAAACAATAATTACTTTTGTCATAAGTAAAATCATTTCAAGTATGGAGGAATCACAAGTGTGTTACtgatattttaaaatgcaaatcaGGACATATTTCTACTATTACATTCTCATATCGTCTGCTATGACGGCATGGATTATATGAACTATACCAAGAAAGAGTCAAATCTCTGCGGAAATGTTCATTCCCAACACATACAAATTGTTATGCGAGTCTTTCAGGAACATACAAAGACATGTATAAGCTCACGGAACCAAAAAGGAAATCATATTAGAAGTgttctttaatttattttatataagtcTTTAGGATGACCACAAAGGAATGACCATTGTCTGAAACAAAGTGCGCTCTTTGATGACCCGTTGCATCCTGGTacgtaatttacgagaaatagcGTTGAATGATACGCACAAAGTATAATAGAAaacatgtttatgtcaaatgAGGTACTTGTGTGGATCTATCTAGAGATACATACTATAAATGTATGTCCATTCGTAATGTTTTGGTGCATCTAAGATTTTTTTGTATTACATGCACGATGTACATACCTTAATAACACCAAGCGCCGTGGCATGGATCTTATACGAAATATCGTATTCTGATACGCACTAAGTACTCACTTTTATGTCGCCAAGACCCCTCACACGGACCCTCATGGCCAACCCAGCGTCCGGCACGCATAAAGGCATGCAGAAACTGTCACCAACTCGCACTGCTATTGAACACGCCGACGCCCCACTGCACCAGAACGTCATGCAACCTTTGATTATGAAACAAATCAAATCAGTTGGTGGAGTTTGTGAACATACACACCTCTTAATGATCACGGATATGTAACATATTTGCATATCTCTGATCTAAGATTCTTGTTGTAAAAAACAAGTACACATTAATTGTTGGAAATATGTAGATGTTTCAAACTTTGGCTTATCACATTCTTAGATTattacacattttcaaacaatgtttATTACGTAATTTAAGTTCTTTATAAAAATTTACACTAAAACaatccaattttattttaataattttggcGCAAGCCATCAGAAAATAAAAGTGGCATTCAGAAATCGGACGTTTTTTTTAGAATATTCTCTTCTTATGCATCATTTTCGACggtcaaataaatgtgtttatgacCAACGccctgaaatgcatttatatcACGACACGAGCCGATGTCTTCGCAGCAACCACAGAGGCCAGATGTCCAGTCACGTGTCCCATTACGTGTTCCAACCAGAAGCGGATTCCTTTGCTGTCCCGGCTGATTGTTGATAACCACTGTAGTCATCTAGAAACGAAAAGGCTCATTTTGAACACTACAGAATGAGATCTCAAAACTATTTGAATAGATAAGGAGCATACTTGAAATTGATAATGATCTCCCTGCTGACttttgttatcgattttttttctgTAGATTAAATTGGAAGGCATTCCGCCCAATAAATTGCTAACTGATTGATTAACTATTTAatacattttgctaaaatttaacGATCTCCTGCACAATTTTCGTTAAACGGATAGAAAAGTCCACTATTTTATAGCTAAAATAATGAAGGAAGTGCTTCCTttcttttgtaaaattatttcgcaaatagtttttattaaacatgtaatGAAGTGTTTCTGAAATATAATTGAACTATTATGGAATGCTTCCCTTACTCTTGGGAAGGATTAAGGACGAGCATCTGTTGTTAAATGATTAAGGACCTGCTCCCTAACTATTGTTAAAGGAAATTAGCACACCACCCATGCAATAGCTTCATGGTTAAGTAATTCATCCCTTATTTTAAGTAATTGGATACCAAGAAATGTATAAGTTTAACTGCTTCTCGCCTAATATTCAAGTGCGATTATTAGATAATAGTGCAAACTATCTTTAATACTATAGGCATTTGTGTGGAGTCCTGAATTCAACATTGTCACACACACTAAAGATCAAAATCTGACGGATTCGCGTTTCAGTAGCGGAAAAAAAGCCTATATGACTTTTCTATTACCATTAACAGTCACAATCATAAATCATTTATCATAAATAAGTCAATGATGGCTAATGGACCTTTCGTAATATTGCGCCAAAACAACGACTCTGACCTGCTGCTGCTGACCCATTGAATACATGGGATGTGGATGCATCTCGGGCTGAACCATCGGGGTCTGCATATGGTGTCCCATCGGTTGCTGTTGGTACGATGGTTGCGGAGGTCCCGGTTCTTGATACCCCGCTTGCTGGTACCCTAATGGTTTATGTTGTGGCAAAGGCGGAAGTTTCAGCTGCCCTACAGATTCTTGAGTCACAGATGGTCCGGGTTGATACGCCGGCGGGCTAGGTTGTTGCGTGTCATTCTGTGACGCTGGTTCGACGCGGCTCATCTTTGTGGTTATTCAGTGAACGTTGACTTAAACATCAAAGGAATAAGCAATATCTGAGATATGAGACACACATCAAATGTAAGTGCAGATGTTACTGTTCTCTGTAAGAATGCATGGAATCATGTATAGTTTTCGACTATTATCGGCACTATGCCTGACATATTTCTACAATTCTTTGGCCATGTAATAAAACGATATTGACAACTttcaaacaaagaaaacaaataacTCATTTGATGattagattatatatatatataacaaataagaCATTATATTGACTGTATTTGTCTCAAAGTGTTGTAATTGTTTCATGATTTCGTTGTTTTTATAAAGAGTTTCATTTACCAAGACAACTACTTTTCGGATTTTAAGTGTTGTTGTGTAATTGTTAAGGctgataaggttttattaatgtattatgACTACTGTAAACGTTTTATACGTTATCGTTGCAATGAACCTTTTGGTGACATAGCAATCGTCAtgaacaaataattaattatacaaCGCGTAAAACGAAATTCTTAAATGGTTATCACTTACAGGTCATTTGCTTTATTCGTACAAACATTGTAAATGACGTATTGTAGTTTTCTTCATATTTTACTCTTCTATCATTGGAAGACACATTTGTGCAGAATATACTCATATGTAGTGAATTAATTGCATGTcagtaaaataatttaatgatACATCAGGACCTATTGTAATGGTCGTACTAGTGAGCGCCGTGATCATATCTCGAGAAATCAATATGTTTTAAACCAAATATTTACACAGAAATAAACCCGAAAAATAGCGATCATGTGCATTCCTTATGCGAAAGTTATTTGATATGTTTTGTCTGATCGTTTCGTATAAAGTAATGTTAAGActaatttaattatgttattaacagcgtaaacactacaaaaaaagaTCAACTATTGTTTTACAAAGcacacaaaacaaataaacacacaccTACGAACGTAGTAGACGTTATAAATCGTAGCCTGGTCCTGTTTAAAGCAAAAGCTAAAATGTAACTTGCAATTCAATAAACAACGACTTCTGCACAACGATACATTTTCTCATTTGGAtataatgtatttgaatataaTCATAATTGACCCATGCATTCGTTCAAAGGGCGATTCTGTTATTTGAACCAATTGACTGCGTTCTCTTTTTGTGTTAGAAATCGCTCGAATACAAACTGAACAAAGACATGTTAACAATCTGATTAGTGTCACGTTGATCAATACAGTTGTAAGATCTCGACATTGTATATACGATGACATGGAATCGAGACAAAAAAGTCGCATTGACATGCTTAACGAAGTTACGTATCAATGCTCtttattaattgattttatttaacattcaaatcaaacagaattatgtgtttttaagttgATTATACACAACCGATCAATAATgtgacaacaaatatatattaatataagtgAGCAGAGGGACATGTTCATGATGAAATTGAATAACTCATTGCTGTTGACTTCTAACGCAGCCTTCAGTTTAAttaattgatgatgatgatgatgatgatgatgatgaggatgatgatgatgatgatgatgatgatgatgatgatgatgatgatgatgatgatgatgatgatgatgatgatgatgatgatgatgatgatgatgatgatgatgatgatgatgatgatgatgatgatgatgatgatgatgatgatgatgatgatgatgatgatgatgatgatgatgatgatgatgatgatgatgatgatgctgatgctgatgatgatgatgatgatgatgatgatgaccttGTTCATAGAGAAGTTTACTACATGATGGTCCCGTAATCAATGGTACGCATGCGGAAAGAGGTACGTCACGCACATTTCTTTCAAAGTGATTTTACTTCTGGTAATAATTTTTCCCGCAAGCaagaagaaaaaacatattaaatattaaaaaatatatatattacgcGTTTATAAAAACGAGACATTTTTGCGGAGCGattgtttaataaattgattttaatcatttcttttttaatagtATGCCGTCGACAAGAAAGAAGTTCGATTCAGAAACGGAGCGCTTTTTATCGCAGGGGATCGCTATCGCGGGACGATTCCAGAGACGCCCCGTGCTGCAGGTCTATCGCAAAAAATAAGACACCAACCGGTCATGCGCCAGAATAATTAGCATTCCAACATGAACTATCAACGGATGAACCCATAATAAGCATTTGCCAAGGAATGATATACTAAGTAAACTTTACGCTGATATCCTTTGCCTTACAGAAACTAAATTAACATCGACGGATACTGTTTTAATAGAGAAATACAGGTCATATTTTCTTAACAGAGAACATTTAAAGAAAACAGCAACGTGTGGACCAGGAGGCTTTGAAATTCTTACATAAGCTTCTAGCTTACTTACAAGCTATCATTGGTTAACGTTGTCATTACAGTATGTTACCTACCACATGAAGGTTCAGAACGATGCCAGCACGtggacgatttttttttttatcatctcaCGGGCATTGAATACTTACACTCAAATGCGGACTGCTTATTTTTGGCGATGATATAAACGGACGAGTTTCGGATTCAAACGACACTATCGTTAATATAAATAATGTCTATGTAATAAAGTCAATTTACTTTACAAAGTATAGGCCGGTGAACCATTTGTAGAACTTGTTAGAGAGGCGAAACTGTGCGCATTAAATGGACGAATTTTTCCGGAATACGACAATTTGATGTCAATTTCTGATAAATGGAAAGCAGTGGCAGACTACATATTCAGCTCACACTCGAACATCGAGGTATTTAACAGATTCGCGGTACTTACCGTTTAAGAGCGTATGCATAAGAAGGACATTAAACCGGATTGCGCAATGCCTGACCACTCTGTAATATGGTGTACAATGACTGTTAAAACGTTTGCAACAATAATGTAACAAAAAGAGCCAACGGGACGTGCACCGGtcaccaataataataataataatccaatAAATGGGAAGCCGTTTAATTAAGACTCAATCCCAGTGCTGTTTATCGACAACAACATACTGATAGAAATGATCAGAAGAATACAACCGAACACTATAAAAAACGACATCAAGAAATGGACGCAGGGCCTCAAAACCCAGCCAAAACTCAGAACATATCGGCAAATAAAACATCAGTATGTGTGCGAAAAGTACGTAGATAGACAGACTTTTATTGTCCTCCATTCTTGATGAACAGAACCTATAGTACACATTATAAGCAGGGATGTACAAACGAGTATGTACAAATACAAGAGATCAaaatgaaacaactcaatacaGCTATTATATTATTTACCAAGATAAGTAACATTACTggagtatatatataaataattgttaaaacataagtAAAATGATCAGATTGAAAAAGGCATAGGAGACGttccctttttttctttttttgttcacCGAGGATATGTCTTAAAGCGAAAACGAAAATAAATCATAGTATTCGAATGTACTAAATATAAGTCACAAATTTGGCCTTCCACGGAAAACTGCTATATAGTGTTTAGATACACTAACATAGATTGGATCGACATGTCAACATCGTATGTGTAAAAATTCATGGCTCAGAGCGTCCAACACTAGTTCAGGATGCTAACAGCAGCTTTGCACAATTTTCAGCAACAATGCACTTTGTTCTAAGCCATT contains:
- the LOC127853157 gene encoding placenta-specific gene 8 protein-like — its product is MSRVEPASQNDTQQPSPPAYQPGPSVTQESVGQLKLPPLPQHKPLGYQQAGYQEPGPPQPSYQQQPMGHHMQTPMVQPEMHPHPMYSMGQQQQMTTVVINNQPGQQRNPLLVGTRNGTRDWTSGLCGCCEDIGSCCMTFWCSGASACSIAVRVGDSFCMPLCVPDAGLAMRVRVRGLGDIKGSICNDCLVMCCCGPCGACQMHRELDAMGL